The following proteins come from a genomic window of Corallococcus sp. NCRR:
- a CDS encoding Gfo/Idh/MocA family protein — MAQGTSRRVRYAVVGAGNLAQVAILPAFPHAEENSELVAIISSDKTKRVALQEKYGVEHVGGYENFEQVLRDSKADAVYIVLPNTMHRAFTERAARVGVHVLCEKPMATSVEDCEAMIRATNENDVKLMVAYRLHFEEANLRAIELVRSGRLGDPLVFTGTLTQQVREGDIRTRVDVGGGALLDEGPYPINAARYLFRDEPREVFAFTGGGRDGRFHGVDASAFALMRFPNGRVAQFAISHEASAVSSYRLVGTEGDLLVKHGFGYGTDIQHELTVGGETETRTFKNSDQFAPELVYFSNCILEDRDPEPNGIEGLADVRIIVALQESARTAKPVKLAPFEKPKRPTLDQLIVRPPVEPPEPVNAPAPAEG, encoded by the coding sequence ATGGCGCAGGGGACATCCAGGCGGGTGCGGTACGCGGTGGTGGGGGCGGGCAACCTCGCGCAGGTGGCCATCCTGCCGGCGTTCCCGCACGCGGAGGAGAACTCCGAGCTGGTGGCCATCATCTCCTCCGACAAGACGAAGCGGGTCGCGCTCCAGGAGAAGTACGGCGTGGAGCACGTGGGGGGCTACGAGAACTTCGAACAGGTGTTGCGCGACTCGAAGGCGGACGCGGTCTACATCGTGCTGCCCAACACGATGCACCGGGCCTTCACGGAGCGAGCGGCCCGCGTCGGAGTGCACGTCCTCTGCGAGAAGCCGATGGCGACGTCGGTGGAGGACTGCGAGGCGATGATCCGCGCCACGAACGAGAACGACGTGAAGCTGATGGTCGCGTACCGCCTGCACTTCGAGGAGGCGAACCTCCGCGCCATCGAGCTGGTGCGTTCAGGGCGGTTGGGAGACCCGCTGGTGTTCACGGGGACGCTGACGCAGCAGGTGCGAGAAGGGGACATCCGCACGCGAGTGGACGTGGGAGGCGGGGCGCTGCTGGACGAGGGGCCTTACCCCATCAACGCCGCGCGCTACCTGTTCCGCGACGAGCCGCGCGAGGTGTTCGCCTTCACGGGAGGCGGCAGGGACGGGCGCTTCCACGGCGTGGACGCGTCCGCGTTCGCGCTGATGAGGTTCCCGAACGGGAGGGTGGCGCAGTTTGCCATCAGCCACGAGGCCTCCGCGGTGTCGAGCTACCGCTTGGTGGGGACGGAAGGGGACCTGCTGGTGAAGCACGGCTTTGGCTACGGCACGGACATCCAGCACGAGCTCACGGTGGGAGGGGAGACGGAGACGCGGACGTTCAAGAACAGCGACCAGTTCGCGCCGGAGCTCGTCTACTTCTCGAACTGCATCCTGGAGGACCGGGATCCGGAGCCCAACGGCATCGAAGGTCTGGCGGACGTGCGCATCATCGTCGCGTTGCAGGAGTCCGCGCGCACGGCGAAGCCGGTGAAGCTGGCCCCGTTCGAAAAGCCGAAGCGGCCGACGTTGGACCAGCTCATCGTGAGGCCCCCCGTGGAGCCGCCCGAACCGGTGAACGCACCGGCTCCGGCGGAGGGGTAG
- a CDS encoding sporulation protein gives MPFMKMLARLGIGSARVDTRLEHDTVRAGGDLRGLVHVQGGHTPQRIDRIDLHLMAQYLQRDNDRRSALNAVVRTWRVSNPFTLQPREEREIPFSLRIPAHTPITERGTPVWIKTALDIDNALNPEDSDRIHVLPHPSLQTVIEAVRKLGFQWRNSYCEAGSPLGRDEPFVQELEFHAGPEWDGPPRSLALLTFPQEDALELVLDLDRGPRGLTSLLEGTALEGGQRRRLVLSSSDLSSGAEAVAGLLTPHLRGGT, from the coding sequence ATGCCCTTCATGAAGATGCTCGCCCGCCTTGGCATTGGCAGCGCGCGGGTGGACACCCGCCTGGAACACGACACCGTGCGCGCGGGCGGCGACCTGCGCGGACTCGTCCATGTCCAGGGCGGCCACACGCCCCAGCGCATCGACCGCATCGACCTGCACCTGATGGCGCAGTACCTCCAGCGCGACAACGACCGCCGCAGCGCGCTCAACGCCGTCGTGCGCACCTGGCGCGTCTCCAACCCCTTCACCCTCCAGCCCCGCGAGGAGCGCGAGATTCCCTTCTCCCTGCGCATCCCCGCCCACACGCCCATCACCGAGCGCGGCACGCCCGTGTGGATCAAGACGGCGCTCGACATTGACAACGCCCTCAACCCCGAGGACAGCGACCGCATCCACGTCCTGCCCCACCCGTCCCTCCAGACCGTCATCGAAGCCGTGCGGAAGCTGGGCTTCCAGTGGCGCAACTCCTACTGCGAGGCCGGCTCGCCCCTCGGCCGCGACGAGCCCTTCGTGCAGGAGCTGGAGTTCCACGCCGGCCCGGAGTGGGACGGCCCGCCGCGCTCGCTCGCCCTCCTGACGTTCCCCCAGGAGGACGCGCTGGAGCTGGTGCTCGACCTGGACCGCGGCCCCCGGGGCCTCACCTCCCTCCTGGAGGGCACGGCGCTGGAGGGTGGCCAGAGGCGGCGGCTGGTGCTGTCGTCCTCGGACCTGTCCTCGGGGGCGGAGGCCGTCGCCGGGCTGCTGACACCGCACCTTCGCGGCGGGACGTAA
- a CDS encoding DEAD/DEAH box helicase: MKAPPPPAAPETPSFEALGLKPDLVEALTSLGYEEPTPIQAAALPPLLAQKDLLGIAATGTGKTAAFSLPLLQHLKPGAAGPHSTSALVLVPTRELAMQVSEAIHRYGQKLGVSVLPLYGGQEIGRQLRVLKRGVDVIVATPGRALDHLRRKTLKLDQVQTVVLDEADEMLDMGFADDLEAILSETPEQRQTALFSATLPPRIASIAERHLHEPVRVRIAKEKLEAGEMPRVRQTAYIVPRAFKIATLGRVLDLESPTAAIVFCRTRTEVDELTTSLNGRGWRAHALHGGMSQEQRDRVIKQFKSQAADLLIATDVAARGLDIPRLTHVVNFDVPNAPEAYVHRIGRTGRAGREGVAITLLEPREHRLLRNIERLTGQRIEVTAVPTVSDLRARRLEMIRSSLRETLVAGELDGFRGIAEDLSGEFSVMDVAAAAIKLLQEKEDEGKESNEQEIPQVSAPAERKFERSGPPGRFGDRSERPARGPRTTDRGERQERGERPERGERSERAPARPQRAPEWNVTRLFIGAGRTAGMRPADLVGAIAGEAGLDSSRIGAIHIADMYSIVEVPEPDAARIISALKGSTLRGRKVTVRRDTRD, encoded by the coding sequence GTGAAAGCTCCCCCGCCTCCCGCTGCCCCCGAAACCCCGTCCTTCGAAGCCCTCGGCCTCAAGCCCGACCTCGTCGAGGCGCTGACGTCGCTCGGCTACGAAGAGCCCACCCCCATCCAGGCCGCCGCGCTCCCGCCGCTGCTGGCCCAGAAGGACCTTCTGGGCATCGCCGCCACGGGCACGGGCAAGACGGCCGCGTTCTCGCTTCCGCTCCTCCAGCACCTGAAGCCCGGCGCCGCCGGACCGCACAGCACCTCCGCGCTAGTGCTCGTGCCCACGCGCGAACTGGCCATGCAGGTGTCCGAGGCCATCCACCGCTACGGCCAGAAGCTGGGCGTCAGCGTGCTCCCGCTCTACGGCGGCCAGGAGATCGGCCGGCAGCTGCGCGTGCTCAAGCGCGGCGTGGACGTCATCGTCGCCACGCCGGGCCGCGCGCTGGATCACCTGCGCCGCAAGACGCTGAAGCTGGACCAGGTGCAGACCGTGGTCCTGGACGAAGCGGACGAGATGCTCGACATGGGCTTCGCGGACGACCTGGAGGCCATCCTCTCCGAGACGCCCGAGCAGCGGCAGACGGCGCTGTTCTCCGCGACCCTGCCCCCGCGCATCGCCAGCATCGCGGAGCGCCACCTGCACGAGCCGGTGCGCGTGCGCATCGCGAAGGAGAAGCTGGAGGCGGGCGAGATGCCGCGCGTCCGGCAGACGGCCTACATCGTCCCGCGCGCGTTCAAGATCGCCACGCTGGGGCGCGTGTTGGACCTGGAGTCCCCCACGGCCGCCATCGTGTTCTGCCGCACGCGCACGGAGGTGGATGAGCTCACCACGTCGCTCAACGGCCGGGGCTGGCGCGCGCACGCGCTGCACGGCGGCATGAGCCAGGAGCAGCGCGACCGCGTCATCAAGCAGTTCAAGTCGCAGGCGGCGGACCTGCTCATCGCCACGGACGTCGCGGCGCGCGGCCTGGACATCCCCCGGCTGACGCACGTGGTGAACTTCGACGTGCCCAACGCGCCGGAGGCCTACGTGCACCGCATCGGCCGCACGGGCCGCGCGGGCCGCGAGGGCGTGGCCATCACCCTGCTGGAGCCCCGCGAGCACCGGCTCCTGCGCAACATCGAGCGGCTCACCGGCCAGCGCATCGAGGTCACCGCGGTCCCCACCGTGTCGGACCTGCGCGCGCGCCGCCTGGAGATGATCCGCTCGTCGCTGCGCGAGACGCTGGTGGCCGGGGAGCTGGATGGGTTCCGCGGCATCGCGGAGGACCTGTCCGGTGAGTTCAGCGTCATGGACGTGGCCGCCGCCGCCATCAAGCTCCTCCAGGAGAAGGAGGACGAGGGCAAGGAATCCAACGAGCAGGAGATTCCCCAGGTGTCGGCGCCCGCGGAGCGCAAGTTCGAGCGCTCCGGGCCTCCGGGCCGGTTCGGCGACCGCTCCGAGCGCCCGGCGCGAGGCCCCCGCACCACCGACCGGGGCGAGCGCCAGGAGCGAGGAGAGAGGCCCGAGCGCGGCGAGCGGTCCGAGCGCGCCCCCGCGCGGCCCCAGCGCGCGCCGGAGTGGAACGTCACGCGCCTGTTCATCGGCGCGGGCCGCACCGCGGGCATGCGGCCGGCGGACCTCGTGGGCGCCATCGCGGGCGAGGCGGGGCTCGACTCCTCGCGCATCGGCGCGATCCACATCGCGGACATGTACTCCATCGTGGAGGTGCCGGAGCCGGATGCCGCGCGCATCATCTCCGCGCTGAAGGGCTCCACGCTGCGCGGCCGCAAGGTCACCGTGCGCCGCGACACCCGCGACTGA
- a CDS encoding type 2 lanthipeptide synthetase LanM family protein, which yields MAAEVPPEGWLARPVNVLLAPHLDSLAERLSRMEGLSPAERGVVEAAARETLGFSAQLKLNRVLLLELHAASMEGRLDAADAPGRWARFLEQACSSGFHTHLRGRYPPLLERLATLGRLQTQAVLRLADRFVADRESLTELPGRPRGALKRLRLGEGDAHRGGQTVALLDLEEGTVLYKPRCMRVDRALEGLLARVLAPDAESTRIRVPSVLVRAGYGWAEFVEHRFCASEAELARFYRNLGHWLAVMRLLGGTDLHSENLIAHGPVPVVVDVESLFAPDPPVPPAERGLAVDLAAKAIRGTVLRTGLLPVRSEGPGLGGLDISAAGSLPGQQPRVPAPLIVEGGTDRARLGMTMLERPHAKNHPSPDPVLARHWDQVVEGFHELTARMKSLDAYGGLRPLLEPFTGAVVRRILRPTQTYAELLRMLWHPASLYDAPKAHARAREVLRKNAGVSPGAPSTTSVIDEELSDLCVGDIPVFTQPVTRKMLDGTLEAWRSVDESLEEMTIQSTLISAYLNEKTVPPRVPAPATPARKERLDTRRRAQLSKLLRRVRDAAVRGPDGTVTWISPVLAEFGWAVRPLSAEHYSGQGGVAVVLAQYLREVHHGRADPVEGLPELLDGTLAVLRATEDRVPVKSPGGFAGLASQVWIWSTLHDLGTVPDALDRARERAAALTPQVLDADGLLEVLGGVAGVIVPLLNLVDQTGEPEWLDLAAHAGRRLEDTARSVAGDARWSTSMFPEPIGGFAHGTAGIGWALARLGLSAAGTAADRRRWRSLAERAFDFVDGLYRPEMGNWTDLRRPDATDQLTSWCHGSTGIGLAAADVFVRTGMPRYGDLFQRARAAAVREGFGWTHTLCHGDLGLWELLETARRLSSEPLSPDRETLDAELISGLEARGPVAGLARDAFSPGLMAGLGGVIHTLLRMHPESRLASPLLLGRAGDMDPDAF from the coding sequence ATGGCTGCCGAGGTCCCTCCCGAGGGATGGCTCGCGCGCCCCGTGAACGTCCTGCTGGCGCCGCATCTGGACTCGCTCGCGGAGCGGCTGTCCCGGATGGAGGGGCTCTCCCCGGCGGAGCGCGGCGTGGTGGAGGCCGCGGCCCGGGAGACGCTGGGGTTCAGCGCCCAGCTCAAGCTCAACCGCGTGCTCCTCCTGGAGCTGCACGCCGCGTCGATGGAGGGACGGCTCGACGCCGCGGATGCGCCGGGGCGGTGGGCGCGGTTCCTGGAGCAGGCCTGCTCCTCCGGCTTCCACACGCACCTGCGCGGACGCTACCCGCCGCTCCTGGAGCGGCTGGCGACCCTGGGCCGGCTCCAGACCCAGGCGGTGCTGCGGCTGGCGGACCGGTTCGTCGCGGACCGGGAGTCATTGACGGAACTGCCCGGCCGCCCTCGCGGCGCGCTGAAGCGCCTGCGGTTGGGGGAGGGGGACGCCCACCGGGGTGGCCAGACGGTGGCGCTGCTGGACCTGGAAGAGGGCACGGTGCTCTACAAGCCCCGGTGCATGCGCGTGGATCGCGCGCTGGAGGGACTGCTCGCGCGCGTGCTGGCGCCGGACGCCGAGTCCACGCGGATCCGCGTGCCGTCCGTGCTGGTGCGCGCGGGCTATGGCTGGGCGGAGTTCGTGGAGCACCGCTTCTGCGCGAGCGAGGCCGAGCTCGCGCGCTTCTACCGGAACCTGGGCCATTGGCTCGCGGTGATGCGCCTGCTGGGCGGCACGGACCTGCACTCGGAGAACCTCATCGCGCACGGGCCGGTGCCCGTGGTGGTGGACGTGGAGAGCCTCTTCGCTCCGGATCCTCCCGTCCCTCCGGCGGAGCGCGGGCTCGCGGTGGACCTGGCCGCGAAGGCCATCCGTGGCACCGTCCTGCGCACGGGCCTGCTCCCCGTGAGAAGCGAAGGTCCGGGCCTGGGCGGCCTGGACATCTCCGCGGCGGGTTCGCTTCCGGGACAGCAGCCGCGCGTCCCGGCGCCCCTCATCGTCGAGGGCGGCACGGACCGCGCCCGCCTGGGCATGACGATGCTGGAGCGCCCGCACGCGAAGAACCACCCCAGCCCGGACCCCGTGCTCGCGCGGCACTGGGATCAGGTCGTGGAGGGCTTCCACGAGCTGACCGCGCGCATGAAGTCGCTGGACGCGTACGGGGGGCTGCGCCCGCTGCTGGAGCCGTTCACGGGCGCGGTGGTCCGGCGCATCCTGCGGCCCACGCAAACGTACGCGGAGCTGCTGCGCATGCTCTGGCACCCGGCCTCGCTGTACGACGCGCCCAAGGCCCACGCCCGGGCGCGGGAGGTGCTGCGCAAGAACGCCGGCGTGTCCCCTGGCGCCCCCTCCACGACGTCCGTCATCGACGAGGAGCTCTCGGACCTGTGCGTGGGCGACATCCCCGTGTTCACCCAGCCCGTGACCCGGAAGATGCTGGACGGCACGCTGGAGGCCTGGCGTTCGGTGGATGAGTCCCTGGAGGAGATGACCATCCAGAGCACGCTGATCAGCGCCTACCTCAACGAGAAGACCGTGCCGCCGCGCGTCCCCGCGCCGGCCACGCCCGCGCGCAAGGAGCGCCTGGACACGCGGCGCCGGGCCCAGCTGTCCAAGCTGCTGCGCCGCGTGCGCGACGCGGCCGTGCGCGGGCCTGACGGGACGGTGACGTGGATCAGCCCGGTGCTCGCCGAGTTCGGCTGGGCGGTGCGGCCGCTCTCCGCCGAGCACTACAGCGGGCAGGGCGGCGTCGCGGTGGTGCTGGCCCAGTACCTGCGCGAGGTCCACCACGGCCGCGCGGACCCGGTGGAGGGATTGCCCGAGCTGCTGGACGGCACGCTCGCGGTGCTGCGCGCCACGGAGGACCGCGTGCCGGTGAAGTCGCCGGGAGGCTTCGCCGGGCTCGCATCGCAGGTGTGGATCTGGTCCACGCTGCACGACCTGGGCACCGTCCCTGACGCGTTGGACCGGGCCCGCGAGCGCGCGGCGGCGCTGACGCCCCAGGTGCTGGATGCCGACGGACTGCTGGAGGTGCTAGGCGGCGTGGCGGGCGTCATCGTCCCGCTGCTCAACCTGGTGGACCAGACGGGTGAACCGGAATGGCTGGACCTCGCCGCGCACGCGGGGCGGCGGCTGGAGGACACGGCGCGCAGCGTGGCGGGGGACGCGCGGTGGTCCACGTCGATGTTCCCGGAGCCCATCGGAGGCTTCGCGCACGGCACGGCGGGCATCGGCTGGGCGCTGGCGCGGCTGGGCCTGAGCGCGGCGGGGACGGCGGCGGACCGGCGGCGGTGGCGCAGCCTGGCCGAGCGCGCCTTCGACTTCGTGGACGGCCTCTACCGGCCGGAGATGGGCAACTGGACGGACCTGCGCCGCCCGGACGCCACGGATCAGCTGACGAGCTGGTGCCACGGCAGCACGGGCATCGGCCTGGCGGCGGCGGACGTCTTCGTGCGCACGGGGATGCCCCGCTACGGGGACCTGTTCCAGCGGGCCCGGGCCGCGGCCGTGCGCGAGGGCTTCGGCTGGACCCACACCCTGTGCCACGGCGACCTGGGTTTATGGGAACTCCTGGAGACGGCGCGGCGGCTGTCCTCCGAGCCACTGTCTCCGGACCGCGAGACGCTGGACGCGGAGCTCATCTCCGGCCTGGAGGCGCGCGGCCCGGTGGCGGGGCTTGCCCGGGACGCCTTCTCGCCCGGGCTGATGGCGGGGCTGGGCGGCGTCATCCACACGCTCCTGCGCATGCACCCGGAGAGCCGGCTCGCGTCACCGCTGCTGCTGGGGCGCGCGGGGGACATGGACCCGGACGCGTTCTGA
- a CDS encoding DUF6229 family protein translates to MTKKASVHDVVQGWLSGDEESHGMTNPAGPVFVGGQRTEQALTESNLVENTGCSSCSASTTGFCC, encoded by the coding sequence ATGACGAAGAAGGCCTCGGTCCATGATGTCGTGCAGGGCTGGCTGTCCGGTGATGAGGAGTCCCATGGCATGACGAACCCGGCGGGTCCGGTGTTCGTGGGAGGTCAGCGCACGGAGCAGGCGCTCACGGAGTCCAACCTCGTGGAGAACACGGGCTGCAGCAGCTGCAGCGCCTCCACCACCGGCTTCTGCTGTTGA
- a CDS encoding metallophosphoesterase encodes MRTLILSDLHLGNGGPYDIFAGAAELPALFDSFTRTPTHVVLNGDSFDFLLNDDPLAVDPQRTLEQARALVTSAPTAPALKALGRVLAAGGRATMVVGNHDLELALPDVQEVIRSALGQPREVASRLEFRDGTAPLQLEVGGSRVLVTHGEHTDVANRIDYDSLLSSERANRFRYPPGSVLVKTLLNPLKHQHRMRYMDLLKPDFEGAVMVALGVKPDALKVLFNAGTLTLIRRLLENRGLAPAFALEPMDMVGGSPADVHLARSLARVDLKDDEVDALLSVLDPETLNAFDNPEALGRARLKLAKAGFALYARLHRAVAGKTGTDYFALEPGKDELAETARLGKKYSPQAVVMGHTHAARWHEGNGPLYANTGTWISLLRLPAPEASDEEWGEYLAELQGNPSLDPAKQKHAKLEQRFTFVEVEPHASARGATLRLSQWTDQGPKTLRSAELPAGS; translated from the coding sequence ATGCGAACGCTCATTCTCAGCGACCTCCACCTCGGCAACGGTGGCCCCTACGACATCTTCGCGGGCGCCGCCGAGCTGCCCGCCCTCTTCGACTCCTTCACCCGCACGCCCACCCACGTCGTCCTCAACGGCGACAGCTTCGACTTCCTGCTCAACGACGACCCGCTGGCGGTGGATCCCCAGCGGACGCTGGAGCAGGCCCGCGCGCTGGTGACGTCCGCGCCGACGGCGCCCGCGTTGAAGGCGCTCGGGCGGGTCCTGGCGGCGGGAGGCCGGGCGACGATGGTGGTGGGCAACCACGACCTGGAGCTGGCGCTGCCGGACGTCCAGGAGGTGATCCGCTCCGCGCTGGGCCAGCCCCGGGAGGTCGCCTCGCGGCTGGAGTTCCGGGACGGCACCGCGCCCCTGCAACTGGAGGTCGGCGGGTCGCGCGTGCTCGTCACCCACGGTGAGCACACCGATGTGGCGAACCGCATCGACTACGACTCGCTCCTGTCCTCGGAGCGGGCGAACCGCTTCCGCTATCCGCCGGGCTCCGTGCTGGTGAAGACGCTGCTCAACCCGCTCAAGCACCAGCACCGCATGCGGTACATGGACCTGCTCAAGCCGGACTTCGAGGGCGCGGTGATGGTGGCGCTCGGCGTGAAGCCGGACGCGCTCAAGGTCCTGTTCAACGCGGGGACGCTCACGCTCATCCGGCGCCTGCTGGAGAACCGGGGGCTCGCGCCGGCCTTCGCGCTCGAACCGATGGACATGGTGGGCGGTTCACCCGCGGACGTGCACCTGGCGCGCAGCCTGGCGCGGGTGGACCTGAAGGACGACGAGGTGGACGCCCTGCTGTCGGTGCTCGACCCGGAGACGCTCAACGCCTTCGACAACCCGGAGGCCCTGGGCCGCGCCCGGCTGAAGCTGGCTAAGGCGGGGTTCGCGCTCTACGCACGCCTGCACCGCGCGGTCGCCGGCAAAACGGGCACGGACTACTTCGCCCTGGAGCCCGGCAAGGACGAGCTCGCGGAGACCGCGCGGCTGGGCAAGAAGTACAGCCCGCAGGCGGTGGTGATGGGCCACACGCACGCGGCCCGCTGGCACGAGGGCAACGGCCCCCTCTACGCCAACACCGGCACGTGGATCTCCCTCCTGCGGCTCCCGGCGCCGGAGGCCTCCGACGAGGAGTGGGGCGAGTACCTCGCGGAGCTCCAGGGCAACCCGTCGCTGGATCCGGCGAAGCAGAAGCACGCGAAGCTGGAGCAGCGCTTCACCTTCGTGGAGGTGGAGCCGCACGCCTCGGCGCGGGGCGCGACGCTGCGGCTGTCGCAGTGGACGGACCAGGGCCCGAAGACGCTGCGCAGCGCGGAGCTTCCAGCCGGGAGCTGA
- a CDS encoding MFS transporter: MSLSSPVPRPRPALLTLAYLAFVSLGLPDAVLGVAWPSLRSTFGLSQAAMGFILGTAAVAYFISGLFAGRLMRAMNLGLLLALSTGSVALGLTGYATVPLFALFLAAACFIGFGSGAIDSALNNYAAQNFGPKHMSWLHAAYSVGAAMGPVLMTALLARGADWRTGYAVLAVVLGTLALTFLLMRRLWGAPAGAPGEEPRAEVPTASAMEAVRRPRVWLQILTFFFYTGVEVTAGQWSFTVLTEGRGLHTAAAGTCVSLYWGSLLVGRVLSGFVVEHIGPVRMLRASTALAVVGAALFAIPAVPPALGLALLGLALAPIFPALMSVTPRRVGLDVSAHAVGFQVSAATTGVAALPSLAGVIAERWGLQFIAPYMLGVTVVLALVHGVLSAVADRPQPSR, translated from the coding sequence GTGAGCCTGTCTTCGCCCGTGCCCCGTCCGCGTCCCGCGCTTCTCACGCTTGCCTACCTGGCGTTCGTCAGCCTGGGGTTGCCGGACGCGGTGCTGGGGGTCGCGTGGCCTTCACTGCGAAGCACCTTCGGCCTGTCGCAAGCCGCGATGGGCTTCATCCTGGGGACGGCAGCGGTCGCCTACTTCATCTCCGGGTTGTTCGCGGGCCGGCTGATGCGCGCGATGAACCTGGGGCTGCTGCTGGCGCTGAGCACCGGCTCGGTGGCGCTGGGGCTCACGGGGTACGCGACCGTGCCCCTGTTCGCGCTGTTCCTGGCCGCGGCGTGCTTCATCGGCTTCGGTTCGGGCGCCATCGACTCCGCTCTCAACAACTACGCGGCCCAGAACTTCGGCCCCAAGCACATGAGCTGGCTGCACGCGGCCTACAGCGTGGGCGCCGCGATGGGCCCGGTGTTGATGACCGCGTTGCTTGCTCGGGGCGCGGATTGGCGGACCGGCTACGCCGTCCTCGCCGTGGTGCTGGGCACGCTGGCCCTGACGTTTCTCTTGATGCGCCGGCTGTGGGGCGCGCCCGCGGGAGCGCCGGGCGAGGAGCCACGCGCGGAGGTGCCCACCGCGTCCGCGATGGAGGCCGTGCGCCGGCCCCGCGTGTGGCTGCAGATCCTCACGTTCTTCTTCTACACGGGCGTGGAGGTGACGGCGGGCCAGTGGAGCTTCACCGTGCTCACCGAAGGCCGGGGCCTGCACACCGCCGCGGCGGGCACCTGCGTGAGCCTCTACTGGGGCAGCCTGCTGGTGGGGCGCGTCCTCTCCGGCTTCGTCGTCGAACACATCGGGCCGGTGCGGATGCTGCGCGCGAGCACGGCGCTGGCGGTGGTGGGCGCGGCCCTGTTTGCCATCCCCGCCGTGCCGCCCGCGCTGGGGCTCGCGTTGCTGGGACTCGCGCTGGCGCCCATCTTCCCGGCGCTGATGTCGGTGACGCCGCGCCGCGTGGGGTTGGATGTCTCCGCCCACGCGGTGGGCTTCCAGGTCAGCGCCGCGACGACGGGCGTCGCGGCGCTGCCCAGCCTCGCGGGTGTCATCGCCGAGCGATGGGGCCTTCAGTTCATCGCCCCGTACATGCTCGGGGTGACCGTGGTGCTGGCCCTGGTGCACGGCGTGCTGTCCGCCGTGGCGGACCGGCCCCAGCCCTCCCGCTGA
- a CDS encoding SMI1/KNR4 family protein — MPTMTELLDAVAAQHFPHPPATAAAVEAFEHRMGWRLDADLRAFYSRFDGARLFRGSNAPYYILPLEEVRRARVVMSQADTDAAGPSDWYAVCQLQDSNYVLLDVGQQTHERYPLRDGYREGFPEPYYCPVIAHSFAEFLAGALASGGRSYWLKALEEQGQ, encoded by the coding sequence ATGCCGACGATGACCGAACTCCTCGACGCAGTGGCGGCCCAGCACTTTCCGCATCCGCCCGCGACGGCCGCGGCGGTCGAGGCGTTCGAACATCGAATGGGGTGGCGCCTGGATGCGGACCTACGCGCTTTCTACTCGCGGTTTGATGGAGCCAGGCTGTTCCGCGGTTCCAACGCCCCCTACTACATCCTGCCGCTCGAGGAGGTACGGCGCGCGCGGGTTGTCATGTCACAGGCCGACACTGACGCAGCGGGTCCCTCGGATTGGTACGCAGTGTGCCAGCTCCAGGACAGCAACTATGTGCTCCTGGACGTGGGGCAACAGACCCACGAGCGCTATCCACTTCGCGACGGCTACCGCGAAGGGTTTCCGGAGCCCTACTACTGTCCGGTCATTGCCCATTCGTTCGCGGAGTTCCTGGCGGGCGCACTGGCGTCCGGTGGGCGTTCCTATTGGTTGAAGGCCCTCGAAGAACAAGGCCAGTGA
- a CDS encoding glutaminase, whose amino-acid sequence MDYQAVLSEVWDAVRPVVGQGRVATYIPALAAVDPGRFGMALATVEGDVYGVGDWREPFSIQSISKVFTLALALSRDGDALWKRVGKEPSGNPFNSLVQLEYEQGIPRNPFINAGALVITDRLQRLTGDARGTLRDFLRAESGNPSVDFDPVIAASEADHGHRNRALAHFMASYGNMEGAVPEVLEHYFWQCSLAMSCADLARACGFLARHGQRADGSRLLTRSQAKQVNAVMLTCGTYDAAGEFAYRVGLPGKSGVGGGIIAVIPNRCGLCVWSPGLDARGNSVAGVEALDRFTTLTGLSIF is encoded by the coding sequence ATGGACTACCAGGCGGTGTTGTCGGAGGTCTGGGACGCGGTGCGGCCGGTGGTGGGGCAGGGCCGCGTGGCGACGTACATCCCGGCGTTGGCGGCGGTGGACCCGGGGCGTTTCGGAATGGCGCTCGCGACGGTGGAGGGGGACGTGTACGGCGTGGGGGATTGGCGCGAGCCGTTCTCCATCCAGAGTATCTCCAAGGTGTTCACGCTGGCGCTCGCGCTGTCGCGGGACGGGGACGCGCTGTGGAAGCGCGTGGGCAAGGAGCCCTCGGGCAATCCGTTCAACTCGCTGGTGCAGTTGGAGTACGAGCAGGGCATCCCGCGCAATCCATTCATCAACGCGGGGGCGCTGGTCATCACGGACCGGTTGCAGCGGCTCACCGGAGATGCACGCGGCACGCTGCGGGACTTCTTGCGCGCGGAGAGCGGCAACCCGTCCGTGGACTTCGATCCGGTCATCGCGGCATCGGAGGCGGATCACGGCCACCGCAACAGAGCACTGGCCCACTTCATGGCGAGCTACGGCAACATGGAGGGCGCCGTGCCGGAGGTGCTGGAGCACTACTTCTGGCAGTGCTCATTGGCGATGAGCTGCGCGGACCTGGCGCGGGCCTGTGGGTTCCTCGCCCGCCACGGGCAGCGCGCGGACGGGTCGAGGCTGCTCACGCGCAGCCAGGCCAAGCAGGTCAACGCGGTGATGCTCACCTGTGGCACGTACGACGCGGCGGGAGAGTTCGCCTACCGCGTGGGACTGCCGGGCAAGAGCGGAGTGGGCGGAGGCATCATCGCCGTCATCCCCAACCGCTGCGGCCTGTGCGTATGGAGCCCCGGGTTGGACGCGAGGGGCAACTCCGTGGCCGGTGTGGAGGCGCTGGACCGGTTCACGACGCTGACCGGCCTGTCCATCTTCTAG